gtctcagactggactcaaatttacagcgatccttctatctctgccttccaagtgctgggattaaagatgtgctccacaaCATGGGACTACAAATTGAAACTAGGTGAGATGGCTCATGCatataatctcagaactcaggaggctgaggtaagagggttgccctgagttcaaaaccaacccaagttacagagtgagttccaggtcagcatggactagagttagactctacctcaacaaagagAACAAACTGCcaaattgagctgggtgtggtggcatatgcctacaatcctagcactcagaatataaggggcaggaggatcaggagttcaaggtcagactagGGTACAGAAGAcactattgtagtcagctccacattgctgggatgaacaaccAACCAGACagtctatgggaggaaaggatttgtttcaggcttacagaatccaggggaagttcaacaGCCAGCATGAACCCCTAGAGCACAAACTGCTCTGAACTCACCTAGCAGGGCTGGACTCaggtctacccccagtgacacgccCCTGCTAGCAGGAATTGGCCTGCTAGAGGCTCAAGTACTAAGTTTAATAAAAATGActgagttggggctggagagatggcttagcggttaagcgcttgcctgtgaagcctaaggaccctggttcgaggctcggttctccaggtcccacgttagccagatgcacaagggggtgcacgcgtctggagttcgtttgcagaggctggaagccctggcgcgcccattctctctctctctcccgctatgtgtctttctctctatgtctgtcactctcaaataaataaaaaatgaacaaaaaaaaaattaaaaaaaaaacaaacctaatgatccaagttcaagtgtccaggacccacttaagccagactcacacagtggagcatgcatctggagtctgcagtggctaaaggctctggcacagctgttttctctgtctctgtctctcttcttgcaaataaataaaaatattttttaaaaatgactgagtctatggggccaaatattcaaactgccacagacactatctcaaagcaaacaaacaaaacaaacaacaatagtGCCATTGTTACTGCTGGGGTAGGCAGTACATGTGTGTAATCtcaactactcaggaggctgagtcaggtggatcacaagtttaagaccTGCCTAGGCTACAagtcagttcaaagccagccttagtGAGATAATATCTCAAAAGCAaagagagctggggatgtaggtcagtggaagagtatttgcctagtatgtacaaggtcctaggttcaatccccagtgcaaCAGAACATTAAAATGCAAACAGCAGCAAACAAATCAATTACAAAACTGCTTTACATTGAGGGTGATCTGCTTTACACCAGCAGTATGAATTGTCGTTACTCCATGTCCTTTGCAGCATTTGGTGCTATAATTCTTACCTTTGCCATTCGGATGGGTGTGTAGTGACTtcttcaaactctcagtgatcctcttacctctgtctcctgagtgctgggactgaaggtgtgcactATCCCCTGGATTGtcagtttttgtgtgtgtagagATCACTTTTTTGCTAATATGACCAGACatttccttaaattttattttctatcttcACCTCAAAGTTCATGAGTACTTTCCTAACCCAAAATGCACCAATAGCTAATGGCTCTCCACTACTATTAAACAGGATGTGATGCATGCTTTACAAGGTTTCTTTTTGTGTTTAGGTAAGTCTTATATAATTGGTCAAATTTCACTAAACCTCTTTAGAGAAAAATGCTGGTGAACCAGTGCAGATAATTCATGCATATTGAAAAGACCATAAAAATAGTCACATTTATCTCTAAATTAGCTCCTTGTGTTGCATCCCACAGAACTGTTTAATAAAGCTTGTTTCAACAAAAATtcaattagagggctggagagatggcttagcggttaagcacttgcctgtgaagcctaaagaccccggttcaaggcttgattccccaggacccacgttagccagatgcacaagggggcgcacgcatctggagttcatttgcagtggctggaggccctggtgtgcccatcctttctctttatctgcctctttctctctgtgtctgtcactctcaaataaataaataaaattaagcaaaaaattaaacaaaaattcagTTAGAgatgctcgcttgcaaagcctgctggcctaatgtttgactccccagtacccacatatagccagatgcacaaagtggcacatttgtttggagtttgtttgcagcaacaaagaggtcctggcaagcccattcccttccttcctttctctcacacagaattagatacataaataatttttaaacattcataCTTGTAAACAAAATTAATTCAGACATTTTTGTTTCACAAGaagtttattttatgaaagaCTCAAATACTggttttacaaataaaatactatttcacGTCTGTGAATCAGATGCTTTTTGAAAACCTTCTCAGGTACAGAGGTTTTACCCAAGTACAGTTGTATTTGTATAAGATAATTTAGAGTGAGCCTTAAGAAAATGTAaagtgagggttggagagatggcttagcagttaaggcacttgcctgcaaagctaaaggaccttggttcgattccccaggacccacgtgagccagatgcacaaggtggtgcatgtgtctggagtttgtttgcaatggcttgaggccgtggcacgctcattctctttctctctttcttgctctctttccctctctcaaataaataaataaaaataaaataacaaaaaagaaaaaaaaatgtaaagtgaGCCGGACGTGAtggcatacccctttaatcccaccactccagaggcagaggtgggaggatcgctgtgagttcaaggccatcctgagactacatagtgaattccaggtcagcctgggctacagtgagaccctacctcaaaacaacaacactaactagatagatagatacagatatatagatagaggAGAGTGACCATTATGATACCGTAGTAAAATGGATTCAAGGCCGTGGATTTGTGATGAAACCCAAAAGACCCTTTACTTTGGTTTGTATACAACATTTCTAGTGCTATCAATTATACTAAAGTAAGGTGCAGCTGTAATAAACTTTACTTTTGTGATCCAACCTCTCTTCATTCCTTAACAACTAATACACTCATGTTTAAAGGGATTACTGGTATAACTAAAATCCAAATCCATCATGACTCCACATCAATTCAGATGGCATTCACAGAGAACTACTAAGTGTGGACAACAGGCACAGCACTCTGAAAATCCTGTGAGTGAGAAAATATCTCCACTGTACTATCTGCATACTATTATTCTGTCTCTTCACATTATTTCTTATGGTCTTACAGTAAAGATACAGAAGTATAAGTAATAAGTACTCAACTCACAACATACATCACAagtgaaaagaacagaaaataggAATGTCAAGGAAGTTGGCAGCAGAAGAAATGACTGGTATCAAGAGATtgacttgagggctggaaagatggcttagtggttaaggtgcttggctgcaaagcctaagaacccaggtttgattctccagggcccatgtaagccagatgcacaggtagcgcatgcatctagagttcattttcagtggttagaggccctggcatgcccattctttccttctctcggTTTgtgtttaataaattaaaaaaaaaaataagctgggcatggtggtgtactcctttaatcccagcactcaggaggcagaggtaggaggatcaccatgagttcaaggccaccctgagttacatagtgaattcaaggtcagcttgagctagagtgagaccttaccttgaaaaaccaaaaacaaaacaaaacaaaaaactttaaaaaagacattGATTTAATTAGGTAAAGGTGTTACCTAAAGAAATTATGCTTGGGGACTTCCGGCCAacatggcaactgcctagctgcgctgcaaatcccgtggaaagaaagatagatgcagatcctaaggagagagccaccccatcatacctcaaaagggccctggctgaaactaaggaaaattggcgatacaagcaagggtgctgtttgcctgatgaactggataccagcacaagggggaaggagatcaacacagagaaaaatcaagtcctaccaaatcagagagccagagcctcagaggtccccaacacctcagcactgaagcagaccaaaaatgaacccaacatggctcagggaaatttcacagaagagggggcggaaagaatgtcagagccacatgttgggtcatgatatgcagagacatttatcataccaataactgtgggctaactccacaatgcacgaccggtacacctcaacaaggagaggccaatggggagggggtagctcacggatgagcctaataatggtaccaaagtgcctgtatttgctgaatagaaaactaattaaaaaaaaaaaaagaaattatgcttGCAGCCATACTGAAGAGGTTGGGTTCCACAAGGAAGTTGTGGAAGAACAGGTTAGAACTGAAGCCAATGTTTGAGCCAGGCTTAAGAGCGTGGCTTCATTCTAAGTAGCAGTGATTCTGATACTGCTGTGTGCAAGAACGACAGGATGACAGTTGACTACAGAGATTTTGGTTCCCAAGACCGATTTAGAATGGTGCCAGAGAACAGcacttttttttgagggtctcactaaggctggccttgaatttacagcagtctcttagtctgcctcccaagtatgctgggattaaaggcacgtgccagtGCATCTGACAGAAAacagcattatttttcttttctttttgttttgttttatgagtagggtcttcatctagcccaggctgacctggagttcactatgtagtctcaggttggcctcgaactcacagcaattctcctacctctgctggaattccatggtgctagaattaaaggcgtgtgccaccacacccagcagaaaatTGCATTTTAACAGGCTTGTTGGCAAGTCTAGTGCAGGTGGTCCACCGGCAAACTTTGAGACACTCTAtgctactcaaaaaaaaaaaaaaaaatctggtgctAACTACTATAAatattgcaaagcctgatggcctgggttcaattccctagtacccacataagacagatgcacaaaatggcacatacatttggagtttgtttgcagggcaagagaccctggcgtgtactcattctctctccttgcaaatgaatgaatgaataaataaaatactaaaaaaaaaaaaaagttagctgggcatggttggcacatgcctttaatcccagcactctggaggcagaggtaggaagatagctttGAGTTTGACGCCAGTCTGgcactatagagtgagaccctgctttcgaaaacaaacaacaaaatatttaaagttgggctggagcaatggcttagcggttgagcacttgcctgtgggaGTCTAAgaaccccgattcaaggctcgattccctaagacccacgttagccagatgcacggggcacatgcatctggagttcgtttgcagtggctggaggccctggcgcgctcattccctgtctctctctcaaataaataaataaataaaattaaaaaaaatatttaaagtcattACCAAGGTAGGACTTCAGAATGAAAGTTACTTTTCTAGTAGCTTTTCCTTCTTAGAaattagctttattttattaatacgCAAGATGCTTTTAGATACATTGAAATTTAGTTATCACTTTTTTGTTACATAAATTTAGCTATGGTATGTCAGGTATTCTGCAATATTAATCACTGGTAGTAAAATCCTGCCATAATATTGTTCTCATTTAAGACCATTGTAGTTCTAATTCTCCTAAACAGTAGCCCAGAATTCTAGTGTTTTAATCTCACCTCTGGTAAATGTAATTCTTGTACCATGGAGTCAACAAACCATTAACATAGGTATTATTCATAAATGGAATGActcctttttaaagaaatatttttatttatttatttgcaagcgaggGGAGGGAGACgcagaggggggggggcaggagtggtggtacacacctttaatcccagcactcgggagacagaggtaggtagattgatctaaattcaaggctaccctgagactacatagtgaattccaggtcagcctgggctagagcgagaacctaccttgaaaaactaaaaaaaaccaaaaacacaaaagtgctccagggcctcctaccactgcaaatgaactccagatgcacgtgcctccctgtgcatctggctttatgtgagtactgcagaattgaacctgggttgttaggctttgcaggcaagcaccttgactgttgagccatctctccagccctggaatgcctTCTTTTATACTTTAAACTAATGAAGGAACTATAAAGGTGTGCCTCACTTCATTTTGTCTGCATGTGTCTAAGACATTAAAACCACATTCTATCTTACAATATTTTCTGTAATTGGGTCTAGGTTTCCAAACTGGCAGATAAAAATATTCAGGCaccatgttctttttaaattttatttatttatttatttgagagcgacagagaaagaggcagagagtgagaatgggtgcgccagccactgcaaacgaactccagactggtgcgcccccttgtgcatctggctaacgtgggtcttggggaatcaagccgtgaatggggtccttaggcttcacaggcaagtgcttaaccgctaaactatctctccagtctaccatattctttttaaaatgtcctaGCACACGTTGTTAAAATCCCTTCTCATATTTCCCCGTCCCCCACCAGgatacatgggcttttgggctacATCTGGTgcacttctccccactttatctccccttaacTCCcaactttctccctcccccccctccttcaTAAGATTTGAATAAAAcatggcattttaaaaatcaaaaatagggccggagagatggcttagcggctaagcgcttacctgtgaagcctaaggaccccagttcgaggctccattccccaggacccatgttagccagatgcacaaaggggcgcacgcgtctggagttcatttgcagtggctggaagccctggagcgctcattctctctatctccctctttctctctgtctgttgctctcaaataaataaaaataaacaaaaaaaatctcttttaaatcaaaaataaaataaaacaaaatgtcctaaagggctgaaaagatggctcagtgattaaggtgcttgcctgcaaagcctaatgactggggtttggatccccactacccacataaagacagatacacaaagtggcatatgcatctggagttggttcctagtggcttgaggccttatgcaaccagtctctctttttctctctccttgcaaataaataatttttttgaggttgggtctcgctctagcccagactgacctggaattcactacgtagtctcagggtgaccttgaactcatggcaatcctcctacctctgcctcccaagtggtgggattaaaggtgtatgccaccatgcctggctaaatattttttaaaagtcctaaaatattagaaaaactgAGGCATAAGGCACACAAGTTAGGTCAATCCCACTTGCACCCAATCTAGTAAATAAAACAACTcatcagctatttttttttttctgaaatgattTATGGTGAGATGATGATAAACCTTTACAAGATgactataataatttttttttttattagagagagaaagagaatgggtgcaccaaagcctccagccactgcaaacttcaaatgcatgccccaccttgtgcatctggtcttacatgggtattgggtaactgaacctgggtccctaggcttcacaagcaagcaccttaattgctgagccatctctccagtcctatcaaGATCACTTTTAATTTCAATGAGTTTCTCTACAGGAGGAtggaattcatttctttttactgTATGTCCTTGGGAACATTATTTAAATACTCTTTCTGTAGTACCATCTTTATTAAATACACGTGGAGAGAAAATAAGATGTATATTGAAGGTTCTTCTAAGTCCGCTGGGCAAAAAGAACTACCAAAATCTAACGGGAAGCTATATTCACATCCACTCTCTTGCTTTTTTCCCTTTGTAGCTTCTCTGCAAAAATAAGTTAGCCATCATTTTGTAATTAAAAACCCTTCACATACATGTAACTGCTATTCTGCCCAAGTACCTGAGGCAAATTTTTTTGAGACTTGCTTGAACTATAAAACAGCAATCTAGAGTTGTGAATCAGCATTTTACCAAAGCATAAAATCAAAATGATTTAGGATAGGTAATACAATCTTTTTGAAAGACAGATACGTCTCCTTGGAGAAGCTTTGAGAAATTTGCAGCACCCAAGTTTATGAATAGTTTATTACATCTCAATAAGTGTAGATGAATCAATAAAGCAAAAGTTAAGGACAATGAGCTCATTATCAAGACAGCTATTGATTCTCAAGTTCCAAAATAGAGTAGCACAGTTCAGAATATAGAAAATAGGTGTAAAAAGAACTTACAGGATGTTAGAACACAGAGCTAAAGAGATTATGAGATACAAGGAAAACCCAGCAGttctgtttgatttcttcatcttttaaaatattttatttatttacttgagagaagggGAGCAgatatagaatgggtgcaccagggcttctagccactacaaactcatgTGTCAAATTGTGCAtcagctttacgtaggtactggggaattgaacctgggtcctttggctgtgctggaaagcaccttaactgctcagtcacaGCTCAGCCCTCTTCAGCTTTTTGGTAATTAGAAATATTAGGTTTTGCCCTGTgtacgtgtgtacatgtgtgtgagtatgtggaggtcagaggacagattTGGGGCAGACCTCTCCTTTCCACCTCActcgaggcagggtttctctctgatCTTACATTGCTATGGTTCCTGAGAGGTTCTGGGAAATGTTCCCATCTCAACagtatactgggattacagaagcctgctatgacttctggctttttacatggggtctcaGAGGtcgaacttgggtactcaggcttgagtggcaagtgctttatccactgggcaACCTCCACAGCTCTAgttttcattcttaaaaaaaaaaaaagtaccttcttgggctggaaagagatggcttcacagctaaaggcacttgtttacagaGCCTGaaggcttaggttcaattccccagtgcccgtgtaaagccatatgcacaaagtggtgtgtgtctggagtttgtttgtagtggcaggaggcccttgagCACCCATCCTCaacctctctacttgcaaataaatgaataaataaattaggaataaaataaataccttcaAGTCAATGGGATTTCAAAAACTAATGTTGCTTTTTACAACTCATTCATTCTTCCAGTTTCTTGATTATTTTCCTCTCTtggctttttctgtttgtttgtttaccctGTTAGCCAGCTTTCACTATTGTCTTAGCCAGTGCAAGGTGTCACAACAAAATACCATAGACATGATGCATGATGGCTTAAACAACagaacagaggctggaagtccaagatcaaggtgtcagCTTGGTGGTTTCTTACAGGGGTGCTCTTCCTGCTTGTAAAGGCCCCTGCACAGTCCTCACAGTGTGGAAAGAGCACTAGTTCTCAGTATCTCCTCTTCAAAAGCTCTACTCATGACAGTCCCTCATTTGTTAGTTCATGTCTAACTGCAATTACATCCCAAAGGCTTCATCCCTAACACTAACACACTGAGGACTAGGGCTTCTACCCAGGGCACAGCATTcaataacagaaaaacaaacaagtcaggcatggtggcacacatttgctaatcccagcacttgggaggctgaggcaggagaatcagttgAAAGTTAtccttgagtttgaagctagcctgggctacaatgggaccgtctcaaaacaaaaaaggctctGAATCATCAAGTAGtaaattccaattaaaaaaacaactaatatgagccagtaagaaaataaaaattcctgTAGAAAGCTGAAGTGTTTCTTCCTTTTGTAATCTAATCCAATAGGAactttctataatttttattttatttttttcaaggaagcatccctctcttacccaggctgacctgcaacttacgtctagccctaggctggcctggaattcagtgatctttctacccctgtcttcccagtgctgggattaaaggtgtatgccacaacaCCTGGTCCCTAAAAATTTTGTAAACACTAGTTtcatgtagttttttaaaaaacaaagttagAAATTGAGGCATACATGGTTGTGTTGAAAACTAATAGGACATTAATGTGTCTTTGTgggttttataaaaataattactatACTTTATTCTTGTAATTACTGAAGATACATGTCCTAGTTTAAAAAGTCTTAAAATAGTAATTATATTTAAGAAGCACTAGAGAATCTTAAAATCATGTGAAGTTAGTGATGAATGTAGGCTaatataaaactttaaatttatctatgacatttgagattttttttttactaatttgtgCTTCAGGCTGCTGATTGCCCTGtcatcttgcctctacctccgaagtgctatgattaaaagcTTGTACACTCAGCTTTCTATAGATACTGCTAAAAGCCATAAAGGTCATATATACTTTTGTTCAAAAGCATGGAAAACAGGACTGGGGCtgcggctcagtggtagagtacctgACTAGCAAGCAAAAGACCCTTGCATCACGGgctcttgaaaacaaaacaaaactgacagAGTTACGTTTGGTTAGTGCTGAGTTTTAGCTAATTTCaatacaaataattatttttatttcacactACATAAATTTGAGAGTGTTTTATATGATTACAAATTTCCTTATGACAAGGTGTTTTAAATGTATGCAATCTTTCAAATACATTTGTGGTTTTTTAACAACTATGAAAAGGTCGTATTTTTCCAACTTACAAGTAGAAGAGTAGAGGAAAGCAGGACACAGCGTGACAGATCCAGAGCTTAGGTGACCAGGCAAGGCTACCTGATTCACAGATTGCAATGACTTAAGGGATCCAGGATTTTCTTGTCTAAAAATGTTGCAAACGAGTGTACTCAAGACAGGGAAGAAAATCTAATTACAGTTAAAGTCATTTCATACCAGAAAACAGCTGTGTAATttaggaattaaaaaatatatgtattttatttatttatttgagagaaatacagaaataggcagagagagagaatatgagaacgggtgtgccagggcctttagccactgcaaacgaactccagatgtgtgcacctcttgcgcatctggcttacatgggtcctggggaattgaactgaacctgggtcctttggctttgcagtcaagtgtcgtaactgctaagccatctctctagtcctgaatttaggaatttttaaaactcaattaGGTGTGTGTATGGTCCATTGGTATCCAGCTTTAATACCTGCCTGTTCCCGTAAGTACCATGTTCCACCACAACCCCAGCTGCAGCACACTTGCTGTTAGCAGCCACTTCTTTTTCACATAGGTGCACAAACTGAGAATAAAGTTCTAACCCTTCTTCTTTTCCACAGTTAGAGTGATACTGCATGCTTTTTCCTTTGACTCTGCCCCCGAGGGTGGCTTGAGGGATGATAAGAATGTCACCAGGTAGATCCAATATAGAGGTGTGCTTGCCATTTTCTGTCTCGCTTAACTTCACATTTAACAGTGTATTAACTGGAAGAAAAGGTAAAACATTTTGAAGTCAAAACAAGCATGGAGAAACCACCATTGATCTATTTTATTGGCTAGCAAATctctgttttttgagtttttaattaggttctcacactagcccaggctgactgggaaatCACTCTGTCGCCCCAGGACGGCCTCAAACTTACAttagtcctcctacttcagtctcccgagtgctgggattatgaacacaagtcaccatgcctggcaacaaagCTCACATTTAAAACCCAGTTTGAACTTGCTGCTCCTGATCAAGTCTCTAGGTTAATTTTgtcttaaaagcaaacaaaacaatccaaGCATGAAAAATAAGGCAAATTCAAATTTCATGAAGAATACAGCATGGTGCTTTCAATCTGATGTGGCAATGAAGATCAATAAAAATTCACCTAGAAAGGTCTAAAAAATGTACTGCATATTAGAACCTCCAATATTGTTGCCtcagagaaaaataagaacattttttttttgtggtagggtcttgttctagcccacgctaacctggaattcactatgtagtctcagactggcttcaaatggcatcaaactcacagtgatcctcctaccactgcctttcaagtgctgggattaaaggcatgcaccaccatgcctggcatgaaatgatttttttttctattttctatgtatttatttgacagagaaaggggggcagggagaaagaatgggtgtaccagggcctccagccactgcaaatgaactccagacatgtgtgtccccttttgcatctggctaacgtgggtcctggggaatcaaacctaggtcctttggcttttcaggcaaacgtcttaactgctaagcaatccctacAACCCCatgaaatgacttttaaaaaaatattcttatttatttatttgggaacgacagagggaa
The nucleotide sequence above comes from Jaculus jaculus isolate mJacJac1 chromosome 7, mJacJac1.mat.Y.cur, whole genome shotgun sequence. Encoded proteins:
- the Dtd2 gene encoding D-aminoacyl-tRNA deacylase 2 translates to MADRPPQARVLLQQSLHARLQVRPAEGDAAAQWVEVQRGLVIYVCFFKGADKELLPKMVNTLLNVKLSETENGKHTSILDLPGDILIIPQATLGGRVKGKSMQYHSNCGKEEGLELYSQFVHLCEKEVAANSKCAAAGVVVEHGTYGNRQVLKLDTNGPYTHLIEF